The sequence below is a genomic window from Uranotaenia lowii strain MFRU-FL chromosome 2, ASM2978415v1, whole genome shotgun sequence.
tatcgtctacaaacgtgcatcgagctaaaaaacgagcgggactatcgacttacaagaaggtagtggctccaaatcgcgataataaacaaaatacgacggccaaagcgcgatctcgggggctgtacacgacgatgctgacgaagtttgactgcgtggtaatggacgacgaaacctacatacgtcaaagccgactacaagcagcttccggggcaggagttttatacggcaaaaggaaggggaaaggtagcaaatattttcaagcacatgaaactgtcaaagttcgcgaagaaatatctggtttggtaagccatttgtacctgtggcttgaaaagaagcgagtgtttgaataaacgtctgctgcctttcctgaagaaacacggttgttccgtactgttttggccggatttggcatcttgccattacggtaaaaaggccatggagtggtacgtcgccaacaacgtgcaggtggttcccaaggacaagaaccctcccacacgccagagctccgcccaattgagaaatactgggctattgtcaagcggaacctaaagcagaccaaaaaaaaaactgctaaggacgagcatcagttcaaggcaaactggctttctgcggcgaagaagctggacaaggtggctgtacaaaatctgatggcaggggttgagcgtaaaccccggcaattcggatttggaaaagcggaagcctaattgaatatttttcctgaattttatactaattaacttgaaaaaaaattaaatttgattttttaaataaacgatttcgccgatttacacgcgttttcctttgaccaaattttgaccgtatcaccctttatttaaaACGTATAAAATGTGTTAAGTACGAGATTTCTGAGCGTGCACCGTAGTTTCTATAGAATAAAATAGccaaaaaaggtttttatatcataaaaaaaaatgcgttgtTAGTAATGCTGAATTCATTCATGTATCTTATTAATATAAATAGGCTTTAAGCATTATTGTTTTCGCGCATCAAGTTCTCAGCTCCAATgagatcaaaataaacaaaattacttgGAAATGAATAATGTTCCATCTCTATGAGTCCGACTTTCAGCAGCAAAAATAAGTGATAGTGAACCGGTCcaatgtcaaattttgtaaattggttTACTCTTTATAGTCACAAAACTGCGACGAATTCTGGGACTCGAGTGGTTtgatttcaattgcaaattgataaaattatacATGCCAGATtagttttaaatcatttttcttattttatgtcAACATTTTTGTGTTGAAGTTATGATTTTGCTAGTTGAAAACATTGCCAGGACGctttaaaacaaagaaaaacgttgggagGGATAGCTAAACCTACGTCtatcaatatggcggagtgcgccGATAATTCATTTCACTTCGtggtttcaaaatgaaataccCCCGAAGATAATTTTAATAGTAACAAgtatatgacaaaaaatagatTTAGAAGTGCAAGTTCATcattttctcgcttattaaaagagctggtgaaataaaaaatacacagttttgtagagattcaaaattcatgaaacgtcgtattttttgcgaatttttaaagcgaattttttaaaagatattgAACAAACAAAGtatccaaccagtcattttaaCTGGTGTGGTCTTTCTGGTGTTAAAgtggaaaattatttttcgacTCTAAAATAAGCCGTTTAAGAATTAAGACGAATCAAAGGCATACAACACTGTTGAATTACTACAGCTATGGGCGACCCTTATCTACCATATAttactttgaattgaaaaacaaaaaaatggacaaatggAATTATTAAATGATGCCTATTTTATTTCAAGGTCTAGGTCTGAACTTTCTGGCTGAATTATAATGTATGAAATTTCGGTTTCcatacaaaaacctcaaaaactaaAATGCTATGCGCTAGTAAAggaatcaaaaaaatcatctcatatTTTACACTGAAGTTTGAAAATCCAAAATGTAGTCTCATGTTGCAAGTTGATTGAAGATTTCTTTTACAGTGTATACACTGTACATAATGTTTGATGAATTAATCAATAGGCATTAAGCTGccttattttaattcaaaattattttgaagcccCCTCAAAAGGTTATCGTTAATCGGTTTCCCATGTCAAGGTCTGTTCAACAAATCTACTTAAAACTAGATCAGTGACAACTGGCAAAGATCATCTCCCAGAAAGCCCTCTACTAACAGATAGCAATTGGATGGATAATCTATTGAGTTCAATCACCGAAATGTGGTGACAAAACATCAAGTCTGTCAACATTTGATGAGGCTGAGGCGCGTTGTGCATCGATAAAGTCATCATCTTagttgatgaataaaattaTCATCGCCGTTCAGAAGGAGGTGCAGGTTCAGAGTGCATTTTTACGATTTGGATGCATTAACATGTTGATCGGTATAAATTCGGCTGCCGTTTGATGGATGGTAGCATTCAATTCTAAGGCTTTGCCATCATCGTAAGAGTATCAAAATGTTCCATAAAGTAAATCATTTGGAAGAGTTCAAGTTAACAACTTTTTCTAACTATCTTTTTTTATGTTCTTCTAGATTGTAACCATCACTCTAGTCATCACCCTGATGAACTACAGCGCTGCCCAAAACTACAACGCCCTGCAACAGGAACCCAACTATGTCCCGTCTTCCTATTACTTCTACTATGACATTCGGGATGAAAACACCGGAGATGTTCATGGACACAAGGAAACACGAGGGGACGACAAAACCGAGGGCGAATACTATCTGATCGATGCAGATGGCTTCAAACGCACCGTCACCTATCGAGTGGACAGCAAGAGCGGCTTCGTTGCGCAAGTTCAACGGACACCGATCAAGGGTTACCAGCAGCCCATGCTTCCGGTGGTGCAGCCACAACAGCCTCAACAACCCTTTAACACTCTGGAAGCGGCCACGAGTGATTTGTTCGGCTATCACTATTAGGTTTTAAGAATTACTGTAACTGTTGAATAGTTTTTAAGAAAGACTGTTGAATGATGAGTATCGATTATGTTTTCATTACTAACTTCGAAACCttctttttgaatcaaaaaaccCAAATACCAAATTAAAGAGTAATCACAAATCACGTGTTTCTTCTGACCTAATATTGTGCttcaggataaaaaaaaactatgaatccAAATTCCGAGTTAAGAATTTCCAACGATTTATCATAGATAATACATATCATATTGCCTTCATCTTTACTTGCATTTATCTGTACTTCCTTTTATTATCGATCAACGAAGTTGAGATTAAATCTCAATCACACCCCCGATTGTAATCTCTGGCTCGTGTTTGTACCATTCTTGAGAACGAGTTTTCGGCTCAACGATGTTTTATTGTGTGTGCACTTTTTTGGCCGAAAATCagatctagttttttttttcatttccaaaacTTGCTCACCTACAAGGATTTCATCCATTCAACTTTATCACGAACCACGCCTCAAAAAGGAAAGTGCTAACGATAAAGGAACTTCACTTTGGTCCGGAATATAGTACCAATGGTCAATTATATATAAGCTTGAGTCTCTTGTGAATCAAATATCATTCATCGATTAGTTCTGTTCTGACTTACATCATCAACCTCCTTCGAAACTCTAAACATGTCTAAGGTAAGACcgaagaattgaaatttgttttaaaatataatactTTAATGTTACAATCCGGAACCGCTAGATCACCTTCGTCGTTCTGTTGGCCTTCTTCGGAGCCATCGCTGCCATGCCTCAGTACCACGGCCAGCAGCATCACCACGAGGAGGAACACCATGGACCAGTGCACTACGAATTCCACTATGACATCCATGATGATCACACCGGAGATGTTCATGGACGCAAGGAAGAGCGCAAGGATCATCAGACTCAAGGCCAGTACTATCTGATCGATGCCGATGGTTACAAGCGCACTGTCACCTACCAGGTCGATGGCAAGAGTGGATTCGTTGCTCAGGTCCACCGGGAACCAATCAAGGGATACCAGCAGCCTCAGCAGCACCATCAAATCCACAAGGTCGTCGCTGTCCCAGTTCATCATCAGCACCACTACTAGGGCTCCAATTCATACTTAGTTCAATTGTATAAAGCCAAATAGACACATTGtttgttaaaattcaattaCAATCTTATTACTAACCACTCCGAAAAACTCCATGTGCGTTTTGTTGAAGTCTGGCTTTATTTTATGTAAGGTAAATGGAGGCAATTGCGAACGgatttcaccatagttcaacttttatATGTCTTATTGAATAATGTACGCTTgatgtataattttaaaattaacagtGAACGTTCGTTGTTTTGCTAAACTAGTTTTCCAAATATTCCcgttaaaagtgaaaaaaatatggaaaaggtAGACAAATATAGACGGcactttgcgaaaaaaaaaaattatcattactCTTTCCGATGCATAAGTGCAAGTGAACCTACAATgctttttaaaactgattcaaagTTGCGTCAGAGTATCGTAtgcacagtagactgagtcgatttgaggtgatttttaaatttcttcgacCCTGggttcttaaaagcttcgttttggttcaaaactcaaccaagattttttttgcagaatttgaagtaacgtttacatgagtaaattttaactgtaAGGCTTgtatagaaaaattgaatatttagtaCTAAAAAGTCAGCATCATTTATGATTCTTCTAAGGAACCGAGCCTgcaaatggtttttgtgccaattcataaattctctaaaggaaatttttcgctgaacaacttttttcaaacagtttaaGACCGTAGATTCataggtaaaaaagttattgattgttcaacaggggtatgtcttttggcattgaaaaacaataaattcaattgacatcactgctggatgcctagcgaggtatttcAGGACAACTTTTCATGCAAGACATGTTATGCAGTCATGTTATTGATCGGTTGTTCCctcacccaaaataatttagaaattatttttatgggatttttccCTATTGTAATTGGACagtgaaatttaaattcctaaccaaataaattgttttttttaggcCACGGATTATGAAACGACGAATTCTCGACTGATCCGATTAAGGTTACTTACTTGCtgttaataaaattcatttttatttatttcattttgtttgtGATTTCTACAGGGTTACACAATTGCACCAGGCCCGAAATGAGGATTGTTGTTCTATTTGTGTTGAGCGAAAaggttttgaataaactttattttaaaaaaatcttgttttttttataaatcaaaatacaaagaaaaacaaaagaaacgAGTGAACCGACCTTAATTACATTTCAATATCAAACGATTTTCACGAATGTTTCATTATAACAGCATGTCATACCCattaaaaattcacgtaaatttgATGTTCATTATTCATCGATTTTCAGAGAGGCGAGTTTACATATTTATTTCGTAGCATCTACGTAAATATCAggtggataaaaattatgaggTTTTTAACTTAGCCGCTACAtgcagattattttgcgtgCACTTATACTTCgttaaatctgtattttgggTCACTGCATCCTTCTCCGTCAATGAACGctagtttttgggaaaaaactgAAGGTAATTTGGTGGATTcagctttttcaaaattaacaaaacataacaattaTTGTGCCACTAAAAAACGTTTTACTCGAatgtctgctggcaaaatctgataaaaacgtagcaaaaccatcatgagattgaacttcaagtataatcggttaatttcgatcgtaggttgcgaaatatacatacataccagagcactttttgaaagcattttacaacaaagaaaaccaaagtttttctgttgaaaattgttgttttctgTCCACAGgggcagaattttggcaaattattatattaaaaaaaaatcggcgaaTACATACTTTTTTCTACAAGAGACTCTGCCACGATGTTTCCAGAAATGTTATAAATAGAATTcaaccgctggaatttgtttcaaataggGTTTTTTATAAGATTTGTCGTCCTTCAGAAATCACCTGTCTCATTGCCTCGGTGTTTGAAGTTAGGTTTTTTGGTCATAACTCGACAAGACTTTCATTTCATCGGAGAAAAATTTGCgagacatttcagcgatctacacttagttttttacttgttcaatattcaaaatgttggtATGAGCATTGACTTTCCTGATGACCTGATAAACCGTAGCtaccgatcatgtgcttcactccaacaCTTGATtcgaactttgtggacatttttgacagtgtttgcgttttttttttatttaaaaatgatggatattgaaggaaactgtgccattttttttcttgccgataccgggaatcgctAGCTCAACAgctatactaaggttgccagatttccctGTTTTTCCGGGATTGCCcatatatttaatataaaatttgggtaAGGTTCGACTTGGTTGCCCGGAATTCATTGAAAAGCCTGGATTTTACTCGGGTttaatctcattttcatttccAAAGCAAGCTAGAAATCAAAATgtgttgtaaaatatttttatgtagaTATGCgtcgaaaacaaatttttttgagaaaattccataaaaataatcaccaacggttttttgaaagccttaaatacgatttgaaatctgataaagaa
It includes:
- the LOC129742226 gene encoding larval cuticle protein A2B-like, whose protein sequence is MFHKIVTITLVITLMNYSAAQNYNALQQEPNYVPSSYYFYYDIRDENTGDVHGHKETRGDDKTEGEYYLIDADGFKRTVTYRVDSKSGFVAQVQRTPIKGYQQPMLPVVQPQQPQQPFNTLEAATSDLFGYHY
- the LOC129749359 gene encoding pupal cuticle protein Edg-84A-like gives rise to the protein MSKITFVVLLAFFGAIAAMPQYHGQQHHHEEEHHGPVHYEFHYDIHDDHTGDVHGRKEERKDHQTQGQYYLIDADGYKRTVTYQVDGKSGFVAQVHREPIKGYQQPQQHHQIHKVVAVPVHHQHHY